From a single Flavobacteriales bacterium genomic region:
- the trpB gene encoding tryptophan synthase subunit beta gives MSKYAVNEKGFYGEFGGAYIPEMLVPNVEELRERYLDIIHGEEFQAEFLQLLRDYCGRPTPFFFAKRLSEKYGSRVYLKREDLNHTGAHKVNNTIGQILLARRLGKQRIIAETGAGQHGVATATVCALMGMDCVVYMGEVDMARQKPNVERMKMLGATVVPATSGSKTLKDATNEAIRDWINHPAETHYIIGSVVGPHPYPDMVARFQSIISEEMRNQLLEKEGRECPDAVIACVGGGSNAIGAFYHFLDDEGVRLIAVEGAGEGVDSGRSAATSVLGRPGIIHGSMTLLMQDEFGQITEPHCISAGLDYPGIGPVHAYLNSMGRVHYGNVTDDEALAAGYRLARMEGIIPALESAHALAWLEKEKFASDDIVVVNLSGRGDKDLMTYIQHRERITGEK, from the coding sequence ATGTCAAAATACGCTGTTAACGAAAAAGGCTTTTACGGAGAATTCGGTGGCGCCTACATCCCCGAAATGCTCGTGCCCAATGTGGAGGAACTGAGAGAAAGATACCTCGACATCATCCACGGGGAAGAGTTCCAGGCGGAGTTCCTGCAACTCCTCCGCGATTACTGCGGACGGCCTACGCCGTTCTTCTTCGCCAAACGACTTTCGGAGAAGTACGGAAGTCGCGTGTACCTCAAAAGGGAAGACCTCAACCACACCGGTGCACATAAGGTCAACAACACCATCGGGCAAATCCTGCTGGCCCGCCGTTTGGGCAAGCAACGCATCATCGCGGAGACAGGCGCCGGTCAGCACGGTGTAGCCACCGCCACCGTGTGCGCCCTGATGGGAATGGACTGCGTGGTGTACATGGGTGAGGTGGACATGGCCCGCCAGAAGCCCAACGTGGAACGCATGAAGATGCTCGGGGCAACGGTCGTTCCGGCTACCAGCGGCAGCAAAACCCTGAAGGACGCCACCAATGAAGCCATTCGCGACTGGATCAACCACCCGGCCGAAACGCATTACATCATCGGCTCCGTCGTAGGACCTCATCCATACCCTGATATGGTCGCCAGGTTCCAGTCGATCATCAGCGAAGAAATGCGCAACCAGCTTCTCGAGAAAGAAGGCCGTGAATGCCCGGATGCCGTGATCGCCTGTGTAGGTGGCGGCAGCAATGCCATAGGTGCCTTCTATCACTTCCTGGATGATGAAGGTGTCAGGTTGATAGCGGTGGAAGGAGCTGGTGAAGGTGTCGATAGCGGACGGTCGGCAGCCACCAGCGTGCTGGGAAGACCCGGCATCATTCATGGCAGCATGACCCTGTTGATGCAGGATGAATTCGGGCAGATCACCGAACCGCATTGCATATCGGCCGGACTCGACTATCCCGGCATCGGTCCGGTACATGCCTACCTGAACAGCATGGGACGTGTGCACTACGGCAACGTCACCGACGACGAAGCCCTGGCGGCCGGTTACAGACTGGCTCGCATGGAGGGCATCATCCCTGCACTCGAATCTGCCCATGCGCTGGCGTGGCTGGAGAAAGAAAAGTTCGCATCCGACGACATAGTGGTGGTGAACCTGTCGGGGCGTGGCGACAAAGACCTGATGACCTACATCCAGCACCGCGAACGCATCACCGGAGAAAAATAA
- a CDS encoding phosphoribosylanthranilate isomerase: protein MTLRIKVCGMRDANNIRKVAELGIYFMGFIFYPKSPRYAGDILEPSVVQSLPSSIRRVGVFVNAKQEDIIRTADSYHLDAVQLHGTESPEFCRAMKLQGLLVLKAFGIAEVFDFEELADYITHVDYFLFDTASVSHGGSGKKFTWDLLKDYHLRVPFLLSGGIGPEDTEAIRSVSHHALMGVDLNSKFETEPGMKDEQRLESFLQQLKSTS, encoded by the coding sequence ATGACCCTCCGAATTAAAGTATGCGGCATGCGTGATGCCAACAACATCCGGAAAGTAGCCGAACTCGGAATCTACTTCATGGGATTTATCTTTTACCCGAAGTCGCCCCGCTATGCCGGTGACATACTCGAGCCTTCCGTGGTGCAGTCGCTGCCTTCCTCCATCCGCCGTGTGGGTGTGTTTGTGAATGCGAAACAGGAAGATATTATTCGCACTGCAGACAGTTACCACCTGGATGCCGTGCAGCTGCATGGTACGGAATCACCGGAATTCTGCCGAGCAATGAAACTGCAGGGATTGCTGGTGTTGAAGGCATTCGGTATCGCAGAAGTATTCGACTTCGAGGAACTGGCGGATTACATCACGCACGTGGACTATTTCCTGTTCGATACGGCCAGCGTTTCACACGGTGGATCAGGTAAGAAGTTCACCTGGGACCTGCTGAAAGATTATCACCTGCGCGTGCCCTTCCTGCTGAGTGGCGGAATTGGCCCGGAAGATACGGAAGCCATCCGCTCCGTTTCGCACCATGCCCTGATGGGTGTGGACCTGAACAGCAAGTTCGAAACGGAACCCGGCATGAAGGACGAACAACGACTGGAATCTTTCCTTCAACAATTGAAAAGCACATCCTGA